The proteins below come from a single uncultured Carboxylicivirga sp. genomic window:
- a CDS encoding peptidylprolyl isomerase, with protein sequence MNNLVGRKSLITLIVIVFGTIKIWAQAPIFYVTISTNMGNMKVKLYNETPNHRDNFLKLAGEHHFDGTLFYRVVKGFVIQGGSSDSRDAAPGRAIGYGKAINIDSEINEECFHKRGALCAPRQPEDVNHFKMSDISQFYIVQGRKYTNAELDLIEKATNNPIKIELKRQFYLPHKEELAKLKKEDPKAFNELLRDIKDKIAFHYSISNKKEFTEEQRKVYTTIGGTPELDGDYTVFGEVVEGLDVLKKIAALEVDKSSRPYTDVKITVTVDKL encoded by the coding sequence ATGAATAATCTTGTTGGAAGAAAATCTCTTATTACGCTTATTGTCATTGTTTTTGGAACAATAAAAATATGGGCACAAGCCCCCATTTTTTATGTTACCATATCAACCAACATGGGCAATATGAAAGTGAAGCTTTATAATGAAACACCAAACCATCGCGATAACTTTCTTAAGTTGGCTGGCGAGCATCATTTCGATGGCACTCTGTTTTATCGCGTTGTGAAAGGTTTTGTAATACAGGGAGGTTCTTCCGACTCAAGAGATGCAGCACCAGGCAGAGCAATTGGATACGGCAAAGCCATTAACATCGATTCTGAAATAAACGAAGAGTGTTTTCACAAAAGAGGAGCACTTTGTGCACCGCGTCAACCTGAAGATGTTAATCATTTTAAAATGTCTGATATTTCTCAATTCTATATTGTTCAGGGTAGAAAATATACCAATGCTGAATTAGATTTGATTGAGAAAGCAACCAACAATCCTATTAAAATAGAACTTAAACGACAGTTTTACCTGCCTCATAAAGAAGAACTAGCCAAACTTAAGAAAGAAGATCCTAAAGCTTTTAACGAACTCTTACGAGATATAAAAGATAAGATAGCTTTTCATTATAGTATATCAAACAAGAAAGAATTTACCGAAGAACAACGCAAAGTATACACCACTATTGGAGGGACTCCGGAATTGGATGGCGATTACACGGTATTTGGCGAAGTGGTTGAAGGATTGGATGTCCTAAAAAAAATTGCTGCATTAGAGGTTGATAAATCCAGTCGTCCATACACAGATGTAAAAATAACAGTAACCGTAGATAAACTATAG
- a CDS encoding peptidylprolyl isomerase has translation MYKIIALLAIAVTFAACSPKLKHNQVLFKTNKGDILIQLYDETPKHRDNFLKLANEGFYDQLLFHRVIKDFMIQGGDPDSKGAESGKQLGNGGPGYTIDAEIDFPKLFHKKGALAAARMGDNVNPEKKSSGSQFYIVEGKKLNDEDFEKVERRLNSMQRQNLFYKTLEGYKDTLMSLRKSGDQQAVMNLQMEINEIVEKKAETLPKVTIPEDIKEVYRTIGGVPHLDGNYTVFGEVIEGLDVVDSIASVKCDQYDRPLDDVIIEKVLTGK, from the coding sequence ATGTACAAAATCATTGCCTTACTAGCAATCGCAGTAACTTTTGCTGCTTGCTCACCCAAATTGAAACACAATCAAGTTCTTTTTAAAACCAATAAAGGAGATATCTTAATTCAACTTTACGATGAAACGCCAAAGCATCGTGATAACTTTTTAAAATTGGCTAACGAAGGTTTTTACGATCAGTTATTGTTCCATCGCGTGATCAAGGATTTTATGATACAAGGCGGAGATCCAGATTCGAAAGGGGCTGAATCTGGAAAACAATTAGGTAATGGAGGTCCGGGGTATACTATTGATGCAGAGATTGATTTCCCCAAACTTTTTCATAAAAAAGGTGCATTGGCTGCTGCACGGATGGGAGATAATGTAAACCCCGAAAAAAAATCGAGTGGTTCACAATTCTATATTGTTGAAGGTAAAAAACTGAATGATGAAGATTTTGAAAAAGTTGAAAGGCGCTTAAACTCAATGCAACGTCAGAACCTGTTTTATAAAACACTCGAAGGTTATAAAGATACGCTTATGAGTCTTCGTAAATCAGGCGACCAGCAAGCAGTAATGAATCTTCAGATGGAGATTAATGAGATTGTTGAAAAGAAAGCAGAAACATTACCTAAGGTCACCATCCCAGAAGATATTAAAGAAGTTTATCGAACTATTGGTGGTGTTCCTCACTTGGATGGTAATTACACAGTGTTTGGCGAAGTTATTGAAGGATTGGATGTGGTTGATTCCATTGCTTCGGTTAAATGCGATCAGTACGATCGTCCGTTGGATGATGTAATCATTGAAAAAGTGCTTACCGGTAAATAA
- a CDS encoding peptidylprolyl isomerase, which produces MIRILLFAFITTLFIGCQSRSNNSTKENKAPYKGSYNDNVQAIVGLRSFDHYTRYLEDGFGFYVAPNLVVTNLRWIKGAYKLRSTPLDLEDFTSVSGYVAYDLDMDLVLLKVTRKNLNYLKIKDAEQNPDTIYSLFRKNQKLFANNGLITKTVTTDTVSYALTDINARDGEPVFAMNHRPVGIMQKSDKENKVLFLKSIEKLIANKTSSPQSIYDLRDKTNKVYISHTKVSGFRIITNKGNIEIALSDKTPRYRDNFIKLVSDHFYDSLLVHRVIKDFLIQTGAADTKYAKKDDVVGWQGPGYTLPMHIVPGLFHKRGMIAASKLPADRNKSNRSDGSQFYIISGRIFTDQELNDLEKEKGIKYTAEQRKAYTTIGGAPYLDGDYTVFGWVTSGMDVVDKMAASETYAIDRPVEEIRIKTIEILKK; this is translated from the coding sequence ATGATACGTATTCTGTTATTTGCCTTTATTACAACACTATTTATTGGATGCCAATCGCGTTCCAATAATTCAACAAAAGAAAACAAAGCTCCATATAAGGGTTCATATAACGATAATGTTCAAGCAATTGTTGGTCTGCGTTCGTTTGATCACTACACTCGCTATCTCGAAGATGGTTTTGGTTTTTATGTTGCTCCCAACTTAGTAGTAACCAATTTAAGGTGGATTAAAGGTGCATATAAACTGAGAAGTACTCCTCTCGATCTGGAAGATTTTACATCAGTTTCGGGATACGTTGCCTACGATCTTGATATGGATTTGGTTCTTTTAAAGGTAACTCGCAAAAATCTCAATTACCTGAAAATTAAAGATGCAGAGCAGAATCCTGATACCATATATAGCTTATTCAGAAAAAATCAGAAATTGTTTGCAAACAATGGCCTCATTACAAAAACAGTTACAACTGATACTGTATCTTATGCACTAACCGACATTAATGCACGCGACGGCGAACCCGTTTTTGCAATGAATCATCGTCCGGTTGGAATAATGCAGAAAAGCGACAAAGAGAATAAAGTACTGTTTTTAAAAAGCATTGAAAAGCTGATAGCAAATAAAACCAGTAGCCCTCAATCGATTTACGATTTAAGAGATAAAACAAATAAAGTATACATTTCGCACACCAAGGTTAGTGGTTTCCGAATCATTACTAATAAAGGGAATATCGAAATTGCTTTATCAGACAAAACCCCACGCTATCGCGATAACTTCATCAAATTGGTTAGCGATCATTTTTACGACAGTCTTTTGGTACACAGAGTTATTAAAGATTTTTTAATTCAAACTGGTGCCGCCGATACCAAATATGCTAAAAAAGATGATGTTGTTGGATGGCAGGGGCCGGGTTATACTTTACCTATGCATATTGTTCCCGGGCTGTTTCATAAACGAGGCATGATAGCAGCCTCAAAACTACCTGCCGATCGTAATAAAAGTAACCGAAGCGACGGATCTCAATTCTACATTATATCTGGTCGTATTTTTACCGACCAGGAGTTAAATGATCTTGAAAAAGAAAAAGGCATTAAATATACTGCAGAACAACGAAAAGCTTATACCACAATTGGTGGAGCTCCTTATCTTGACGGTGATTATACCGTATTTGGCTGGGTAACCAGCGGTATGGATGTTGTTGATAAAATGGCTGCCTCAGAAACCTATGCTATCGATCGTCCGGTTGAGGAAATAAGAATTAAAACCATAGAGATACTGAAAAAGTAA